The Anaerolineae bacterium genome window below encodes:
- a CDS encoding family 20 glycosylhydrolase — MNEHLLLLPMPQRLHWLGGTYQLQPDRLIWLAGDPPNALLRIGQAVQEALMTVGPRWELTAARGDDLSRIGVIIHVDPAQVPQAEGYHLTIAANQIRIVAHDAAGAFYAAMTLRQLARQFAGAGQLPCLRIEDWPDFPHRGVMLDISRDKVPTMETLYALVDMLAEWKINQFQLYTEHTFAYRNHREVWEKASPMTGEQIMALDAYALERYVELVPNQNSFGHMHRWLIHERYRHLAEAPSGWVSPWGTRYEEPFSLCPLDPGSLALLRELYDELLPHFSSRQFNVGCDETFDLGQGRSKQACEERGTGRVYLDFLLKIHDLVQRRGRTMQFWGDIIMQHPELISELPEGIIALEWGYEADHPFAADGEKFAAAGVPFYVCPGTSSWNTIAGRTENALGNLWNAAENGLAHGAIGYLNTDWGDNGHWQPLPVSFLGFAYGAAVSWAARANRDIDLPRALDLHAFRDAAGVMGRLAYDLGNAYRETGVLIHNSSALARILREPERPVEDGHLIGLTVEKLEHTRSYINQVMARLPEARMARPDAAQIADEFRNAAALLQHACKLGIARLQADGGEIARIPAQVRQGLAEELREIIAEYRRLWLARNRPGGLDDSAGRLERLLSFYSA; from the coding sequence ATGAATGAGCACCTGCTCCTACTGCCTATGCCTCAACGCCTGCACTGGCTGGGAGGCACGTACCAACTTCAGCCAGATCGCCTAATCTGGCTGGCCGGAGACCCTCCCAACGCGCTCCTACGCATCGGTCAGGCCGTCCAGGAAGCGCTGATGACCGTCGGACCCCGTTGGGAGCTGACCGCGGCACGCGGGGATGACCTCAGCCGCATCGGCGTGATCATTCACGTAGACCCAGCTCAGGTACCTCAAGCCGAAGGATATCACCTGACGATCGCAGCCAACCAGATCCGTATCGTGGCCCACGACGCCGCCGGCGCCTTCTACGCCGCGATGACCCTGCGACAGCTTGCCCGCCAATTCGCGGGGGCCGGCCAGCTCCCCTGCCTGCGCATCGAGGACTGGCCCGACTTTCCCCATCGGGGCGTCATGCTCGACATCAGCCGCGACAAGGTCCCTACCATGGAGACGCTGTATGCGCTGGTGGACATGCTGGCCGAGTGGAAGATCAACCAGTTCCAGCTTTACACCGAGCACACCTTCGCCTATCGCAACCACCGGGAGGTGTGGGAGAAGGCCTCACCCATGACCGGCGAGCAAATCATGGCCCTCGACGCGTACGCTCTCGAACGTTATGTCGAGTTAGTGCCCAATCAGAACTCGTTCGGGCATATGCACCGCTGGCTCATCCACGAGCGCTATCGGCATCTGGCCGAGGCGCCGAGCGGCTGGGTGTCGCCTTGGGGCACGCGATACGAGGAGCCCTTCAGCCTCTGCCCGCTAGATCCTGGTTCGCTCGCGCTGTTGCGCGAGCTATACGATGAGCTGCTGCCCCACTTTTCTAGCCGCCAGTTCAACGTCGGCTGTGACGAGACTTTCGATCTGGGACAGGGCCGGAGCAAGCAGGCGTGCGAGGAGCGGGGGACTGGGCGCGTCTACCTGGATTTCCTGCTCAAGATCCATGATTTAGTCCAGCGCCGGGGCCGGACAATGCAGTTCTGGGGCGATATCATCATGCAACACCCCGAGCTCATCTCCGAGCTGCCGGAGGGCATTATCGCGCTCGAATGGGGCTATGAGGCCGATCATCCCTTCGCCGCCGATGGCGAGAAGTTCGCGGCGGCCGGCGTCCCCTTCTACGTTTGTCCTGGCACGTCGAGCTGGAACACCATCGCCGGGCGCACCGAGAATGCGCTGGGCAACCTATGGAACGCGGCGGAGAACGGGCTCGCCCACGGCGCCATCGGCTACCTCAATACCGACTGGGGCGACAACGGCCATTGGCAACCATTGCCGGTCTCCTTCCTGGGCTTCGCCTACGGTGCGGCGGTGAGCTGGGCCGCCCGAGCCAATCGAGACATAGACCTGCCGCGAGCATTGGACCTGCACGCATTTCGGGATGCCGCCGGCGTGATGGGACGGCTAGCCTACGACCTGGGCAACGCGTATCGAGAGACTGGCGTGTTGATTCACAACAGCTCGGCACTGGCTCGGATTTTGCGCGAGCCAGAACGTCCGGTGGAAGATGGCCACCTAATCGGGTTAACGGTGGAGAAGCTCGAGCACACCCGTTCCTACATTAACCAGGTGATGGCGCGCCTGCCCGAGGCGCGTATGGCTCGCCCGGATGCCGCGCAGATCGCCGACGAATTCCGCAACGCTGCGGCCCTGCTCCAGCATGCCTGCAAACTGGGGATCGCCCGTCTGCAGGCAGACGGCGGCGAGATCGCCCGTATCCCTGCCCAGGTACGACAGGGACTAGCTGAGGAACTGAGGGAGATCATCGCTGAGTATCGGCGGCTGTGGCTGGCCCGCAACCGACCGGGCGGGCTGGACGATAGCGCAGGCCGCCTAGAGCGGCTGTTGAGCTTCTATTCGGCATAA
- a CDS encoding N-acetylmuramoyl-L-alanine amidase, with translation MRTSILRRLERLTLLIFLLALGGSALLTEELRSWGEQARQLVQFLPIPGLISPLEGRRVGLVAGHSGNDSGAVCPDGLREVDVNRAVVLRTAERLRRARAEVDVLDEFDERLVNYRADALVSIHSDSCIDATGFKVARAITSAIPEIEDRLVACLYQAYGQVTGLPRHDGSITVNMTRYHAFRVIAPETPAAIIELGFLGGDRDILTRDQDRLAKGVAQGIICFLTESQP, from the coding sequence TTGCGCACGAGTATACTGCGACGACTGGAACGCCTGACTTTGCTGATCTTCCTGCTGGCGCTTGGAGGTAGCGCGCTACTAACCGAAGAGCTGCGTAGCTGGGGGGAACAGGCTCGCCAGTTGGTCCAGTTCTTGCCCATTCCCGGCCTCATCAGCCCACTGGAGGGACGACGTGTGGGCTTAGTCGCTGGACACAGTGGCAACGACTCCGGCGCCGTCTGCCCGGATGGCTTGCGTGAGGTGGATGTTAATCGGGCGGTCGTGTTACGGACGGCGGAGCGGTTGCGTCGAGCCAGGGCTGAGGTAGATGTGCTGGATGAGTTCGACGAGAGACTTGTCAACTACCGAGCGGATGCCCTGGTGTCCATTCATTCAGACTCGTGCATCGACGCCACCGGGTTTAAAGTCGCCCGCGCGATCACCAGCGCGATTCCAGAGATCGAGGATCGGTTGGTCGCCTGTCTTTATCAGGCCTATGGCCAGGTGACCGGGCTTCCCCGCCACGACGGCAGCATCACAGTGAACATGACCCGATATCATGCGTTTCGCGTGATCGCCCCAGAGACGCCTGCAGCCATCATTGAGTTAGGGTTCCTAGGAGGAGATCGCGATATCCTCACTCGTGATCAAGACCGCCTGGCGAAAGGCGTGGCCCAGGGGATCATCTGTTTCCTAACGGAATCTCAGCCCTGA
- the metG gene encoding methionine--tRNA ligase encodes MPEKILVCVAWPYCNGDLHIGHIAGAYLPPDIFARYHRLKGNRVLMVSGSDTHGTPITVRAEEEGITPREVVDRYHPRFLEMFQKLGITFDLFTETDTENHWAVTQDMFLRHLERGYIYKDIQQAPYCNRHQGFLADRYVEGTCPYCGSTSARGDQCDNCGRTLDAIELITPRCKVCGSAEIVIRETEHFFLDLGKLNPPLLEWIRQDKEHWRPNVLNFTRAQLESGELRGRPITRDIQWGVTIPLPGYERKRIYVWYDAVIGYLSATKEWAKITGQPEAWREWWDSAIAPDVKSYYFIGKDNIPFHTIIWPGMLYAYGGLNLPYDVPANEYLNVEGAKLSKSRRWVIEVLDVLQRYDPDPWRYILTINAPETADVNFTWEEFVRRNNTELVATWGNLANRVLSFAYRRFDGRVPEPGELDEADRALLARIEAGFESVGRQIEGCHFKAALAEAMSLAQEANRYLNAKEPWQQIKTDPTAAATSIYVCLQAVDWLRVIFSPFLPFSSQKLHEYLGHKGTLFGRQYVETYHETERSHLALRYDVSGLSAAWRPERLPPGQPLREPQPLFRKLEESVIEQEVERLVAASTR; translated from the coding sequence ATGCCTGAGAAAATCCTGGTCTGCGTCGCCTGGCCTTACTGCAACGGCGATTTGCATATCGGCCACATCGCCGGCGCCTACCTGCCACCAGACATCTTCGCCCGCTATCATCGTCTGAAAGGGAACCGGGTGCTGATGGTGTCGGGTTCTGACACGCATGGGACCCCGATCACCGTACGCGCTGAAGAGGAAGGCATCACGCCGCGCGAGGTGGTAGATCGCTATCATCCGCGCTTCTTAGAGATGTTCCAGAAGCTGGGCATCACCTTCGACCTGTTCACTGAGACAGATACGGAGAACCACTGGGCGGTCACCCAGGACATGTTTCTGCGCCACCTGGAGCGTGGCTATATCTACAAGGACATCCAACAAGCCCCCTACTGCAACCGCCATCAGGGGTTCCTCGCCGATCGCTACGTCGAGGGGACGTGCCCGTATTGTGGTTCCACCAGCGCCCGCGGCGATCAGTGTGACAATTGCGGTCGCACATTGGATGCCATTGAGCTGATCACCCCGCGCTGTAAGGTGTGTGGAAGCGCTGAGATCGTCATCCGAGAGACGGAGCACTTCTTCCTGGATTTGGGGAAACTGAATCCTCCCCTCCTAGAGTGGATCCGCCAAGACAAGGAACACTGGCGCCCCAACGTCCTCAATTTCACGCGGGCACAACTGGAGTCAGGCGAACTACGCGGCCGGCCCATTACCCGTGACATCCAATGGGGTGTCACCATCCCGCTGCCCGGCTATGAGCGTAAGCGCATCTACGTCTGGTACGATGCGGTGATTGGCTACCTCTCAGCCACCAAAGAGTGGGCCAAGATCACCGGTCAACCAGAGGCGTGGCGAGAGTGGTGGGATTCGGCTATCGCGCCCGATGTAAAGAGTTACTACTTTATTGGCAAGGACAACATTCCATTTCACACCATCATCTGGCCAGGGATGCTCTACGCGTACGGCGGGTTGAACCTGCCTTACGACGTGCCGGCCAACGAGTACCTGAACGTTGAGGGAGCGAAGCTCTCTAAATCACGCCGTTGGGTGATCGAGGTGCTGGATGTCCTGCAACGGTACGACCCCGACCCATGGCGTTATATCCTGACCATCAACGCGCCGGAGACGGCAGATGTCAACTTCACTTGGGAGGAATTCGTCCGTCGCAACAACACCGAGTTGGTGGCGACATGGGGCAACCTGGCGAATCGGGTGCTCAGCTTCGCCTACCGTCGCTTTGACGGCCGCGTGCCCGAGCCAGGGGAGCTGGATGAGGCCGACCGCGCCCTGCTGGCCCGCATCGAGGCCGGCTTCGAGTCTGTCGGCCGGCAGATCGAGGGGTGTCACTTCAAGGCCGCCCTCGCCGAAGCCATGAGCCTAGCCCAAGAAGCCAATCGCTATTTGAATGCGAAGGAGCCCTGGCAGCAAATCAAGACCGATCCGACCGCTGCCGCCACTAGCATTTACGTCTGCCTGCAAGCGGTGGATTGGCTACGGGTAATCTTCAGCCCATTCCTGCCCTTCTCTTCGCAAAAGCTGCATGAGTATCTAGGGCATAAGGGCACCCTCTTTGGTCGGCAGTATGTGGAAACCTATCATGAAACAGAGCGCTCTCATCTGGCGCTGCGCTACGATGTCTCGGGGCTGTCGGCAGCCTGGAGGCCTGAGCGCCTTCCGCCCGGACAGCCGCTGCGCGAGCCACAGCCCCTCTTCCGCAAGCTGGAAGAGTCTGTGATCGAGCAAGAAGTGGAAAGGCTGGTAGCGGCCAGCACTCGCTAG
- a CDS encoding metal ABC transporter permease produces MDVDAVLLGELAFAPFDRFIVAGLDLGPRALWLTGAIGLVDLAFILVFYKELKLATFDVGLAAALGFSPALIHYALMTLVSVTAVGSFEAVGSVLVVALMIAPPAAAYLLTERLSTMLGMSVGIGVASAVSGYLLARQLDASIAGSMATMAGLFFLAALLLAPERGLVARWARLRHQRWQFAGEMLLVHLSQHEGAADEAEETALDHLERHLRWSPAFAEQVADYVVRHGLAQRVDGGKRLRLTEKGREVARVAMLR; encoded by the coding sequence ATGGACGTGGACGCTGTGCTTTTGGGTGAGCTGGCTTTCGCGCCGTTTGACCGGTTTATCGTGGCGGGTCTGGACCTGGGGCCGAGGGCATTGTGGCTGACCGGGGCGATTGGGCTGGTGGACTTGGCCTTCATCCTAGTGTTCTACAAGGAGTTGAAGCTGGCGACGTTTGATGTCGGCCTGGCGGCGGCGCTGGGGTTCTCGCCCGCGTTGATCCACTACGCGCTCATGACCTTGGTCTCCGTGACCGCGGTAGGCTCATTTGAGGCGGTGGGGTCGGTTTTGGTGGTGGCCTTGATGATCGCGCCGCCTGCAGCGGCTTATCTGCTGACCGAGCGGCTGTCAACGATGCTGGGGATGAGCGTGGGTATCGGCGTGGCCTCGGCGGTTTCAGGCTATCTCCTAGCGCGGCAGCTTGATGCCTCCATTGCGGGAAGCATGGCAACCATGGCAGGGCTGTTTTTCCTGGCAGCGCTGCTCCTGGCGCCGGAGCGTGGGCTGGTGGCGCGCTGGGCTAGGTTGCGTCATCAGCGTTGGCAGTTCGCCGGGGAGATGTTGCTGGTGCACCTCTCGCAGCACGAGGGCGCAGCAGACGAGGCTGAGGAGACGGCTTTAGATCACCTAGAGCGACATCTACGTTGGTCGCCAGCGTTTGCTGAGCAGGTAGCGGACTATGTGGTGCGCCATGGACTGGCGCAGCGGGTAGATGGTGGCAAGCGGCTGAGATTGACGGAGAAGGGACGTGAAGTGGCGCGCGTCGCGATGTTGCGATAG
- a CDS encoding Uma2 family endonuclease: protein MKKFVTAPSEARLITGEELLAMGDIGPCELIDGRIVPMAPAGIQHGTIELNLGSALKQFVQQRELGWVAAGEVGIYTRRNPDRVRGADLVFISKGRLSSGLPQGFLEIAPELIVEILSPEDRWQNVRQKIEEYFAIGVERVWVVDPENRAVLVYRSNTEMRQLGEGDILKGEGILEGFTLPVASLFQ from the coding sequence ATGAAGAAGTTCGTCACCGCCCCTTCCGAGGCCAGGCTGATCACCGGTGAGGAATTGCTAGCGATGGGCGACATCGGCCCATGTGAGCTGATAGATGGGAGGATCGTGCCGATGGCGCCAGCTGGGATCCAACATGGAACCATCGAACTGAACCTTGGATCCGCCCTGAAGCAATTCGTCCAGCAGCGAGAATTGGGCTGGGTAGCAGCAGGGGAGGTGGGTATCTACACGCGGCGCAACCCCGATCGTGTCCGCGGTGCCGATCTCGTGTTCATCTCCAAAGGGCGCCTATCTAGTGGCCTGCCTCAAGGCTTCCTAGAGATAGCCCCCGAGCTGATCGTGGAGATCCTGTCGCCGGAGGATCGCTGGCAAAACGTGCGACAAAAGATCGAGGAGTACTTCGCTATCGGCGTAGAACGGGTATGGGTGGTTGATCCCGAGAATCGAGCCGTGCTGGTGTACCGCTCGAACACCGAGATGCGCCAACTCGGCGAAGGGGACATCTTGAAGGGCGAAGGGATCTTGGAGGGGTTTACGCTGCCGGTAGCCAGCCTGTTTCAGTAG
- a CDS encoding carboxypeptidase regulatory-like domain-containing protein has product MIKQRIGQVIAFALICAVAATVIVMQTPAGRAAYHVADFRIRRWQIQQWGRPAIPPEQRGGLAGRVVGPDGQPLSGAVVLVAEATGETHYDYTDLDGRYEITGAPAGRYVPLAAAWGYRPQARPAIRVRPGAILEPIDFSLEPRRPFSAPTTIPVTITERTVVTGTFPSPDVQAERIGFRFFRAGVEVAVDQVFQPVGQRSPGPTLVMAFPSHEPHWDPPAIAFASQGFTVLSVKPVMAHGWLDIQAHAEDLQAAVTLLTSGALTPAADPQRMAWLAGSFSTLFMYLVLPDHPEVRAVITVGGISDAFLGVEALYEESLEIPERFRLAVASLGRPDRDPAFFMQYSPAFFAAHMPPTLVVHTPVDRVIPYNQSVRFAQALANAGIPHELILYQDTTHYLNAANPSPEGIAVFWRMIEFLTQTLSPISSPRDEAQTAP; this is encoded by the coding sequence ATGATCAAACAACGAATCGGCCAGGTGATAGCCTTTGCGCTGATCTGCGCGGTGGCCGCGACGGTGATCGTAATGCAGACCCCAGCCGGCCGTGCCGCTTATCACGTGGCCGACTTCCGCATCCGTCGCTGGCAGATCCAGCAGTGGGGTCGGCCGGCGATTCCGCCTGAGCAGCGTGGCGGCCTGGCCGGACGGGTCGTCGGGCCTGATGGACAACCGCTCTCGGGCGCCGTTGTGCTAGTCGCCGAGGCAACAGGCGAAACCCACTATGACTACACCGATCTCGACGGCCGTTACGAGATCACCGGCGCGCCGGCGGGGCGGTATGTGCCGCTGGCCGCCGCTTGGGGCTATCGGCCACAAGCGCGGCCAGCCATCCGCGTGCGGCCAGGAGCCATCCTGGAGCCGATTGACTTCAGCCTCGAGCCCCGCCGGCCGTTTTCAGCCCCCACCACAATACCTGTGACCATTACCGAGCGCACCGTTGTGACGGGCACGTTCCCATCGCCCGATGTGCAGGCAGAGCGAATCGGCTTTCGCTTTTTCCGAGCCGGGGTCGAGGTAGCCGTGGACCAGGTCTTTCAGCCAGTGGGGCAGCGCTCCCCTGGCCCCACTCTGGTGATGGCCTTTCCCAGCCACGAGCCGCATTGGGATCCTCCGGCCATCGCTTTCGCCAGCCAGGGGTTCACCGTCCTTTCAGTCAAGCCCGTCATGGCGCATGGATGGCTGGACATTCAGGCCCACGCGGAGGATCTCCAAGCAGCAGTAACGCTGCTGACCTCGGGTGCTCTCACGCCAGCGGCGGATCCCCAGCGGATGGCGTGGCTAGCCGGAAGCTTTAGCACCTTATTCATGTATCTCGTGTTGCCTGATCACCCTGAGGTGAGGGCGGTTATCACGGTAGGTGGGATCAGCGACGCCTTCTTAGGCGTGGAGGCCCTGTATGAGGAGTCGCTGGAGATACCGGAGCGTTTCCGGCTGGCGGTGGCATCGTTGGGCCGGCCTGATCGCGATCCGGCTTTCTTTATGCAGTACTCGCCGGCGTTTTTCGCCGCGCACATGCCGCCCACGCTGGTCGTGCACACGCCAGTGGATCGGGTTATCCCGTATAACCAATCGGTGCGCTTTGCCCAGGCACTGGCAAATGCCGGCATCCCTCACGAGCTCATCTTATATCAGGACACCACGCACTACCTAAACGCGGCCAACCCATCTCCTGAAGGAATCGCTGTGTTCTGGCGCATGATTGAATTCCTGACCCAAACCCTCTCCCCGATCTCTAGCCCTAGAGATGAAGCCCAGACCGCCCCATAG
- the lepA gene encoding translation elongation factor 4 has translation MDLKHIRNFCIIAHIDHGKSTLADRLLQLTGTVSEREMKDQLLDDMELEREKGVTIKASAVRMLYTHTDGETYELNLIDTPGHVDFSYEVSRALAACEGAILVVDASQGIEAQTLANLYLALEHDLEIIPVVNKIDLPVAQPDAVAHEVAELLGVDPDTVLRVSAKEGTNVEQVLQAVVRQVPPPQGDPEAPLRALIFDSHYDPYKGVVAYVRVMDGCVATNQPLRLMSTGAETLPLEIGVFTPAMRPTGELRAGEVGYIATGLKTIRECRVGDTITLAARPAAEPLPGYRPMKPMVFASAYPSEGEDYNLLREALEKLQLNDASLVFQPETSQALGFGFRCGFLGMFHMEIVQERLEREYGLDIVFTAPSVEYRVVKTNGETILVDSPAELPPENEIKEIAEPWVEISIFTPAEFIGSVMELVTRRRGEFKNQEYLDERRVLLTYKIPLSEILVDFYNELKARTRGYASLDYHFDGYRPADLVRLDVLVNEQPVDALSMIVHRDQAYQKGQRLVSKMKEVIPRQLFTVPIQAAIGKRVISRANVKALRKDVLAKCYGGDVTRKRKLLEKQKEGKKRMKKIGHVEIPQEAFFTVLRLEEE, from the coding sequence ATGGATTTGAAACACATCCGCAATTTCTGCATTATCGCCCATATTGACCACGGCAAGTCCACCTTAGCCGACCGGCTCTTACAGCTGACCGGGACCGTCAGCGAACGCGAAATGAAAGATCAACTGCTCGACGATATGGAGCTAGAACGGGAGAAAGGGGTTACCATCAAGGCCTCAGCCGTGCGGATGCTGTACACCCATACTGATGGGGAGACTTATGAGCTGAACCTGATTGATACACCGGGCCATGTGGACTTCTCCTACGAGGTCTCGCGAGCGCTCGCCGCGTGCGAGGGAGCGATCCTGGTGGTGGATGCGTCGCAAGGCATCGAGGCGCAGACGTTGGCAAACCTCTATCTGGCCCTGGAACATGACCTGGAGATTATCCCCGTGGTCAACAAGATCGACCTTCCCGTCGCCCAGCCGGACGCGGTAGCCCACGAGGTCGCAGAGCTATTGGGCGTGGACCCCGATACGGTCCTTCGAGTCTCTGCCAAAGAGGGCACGAACGTCGAGCAGGTGTTACAAGCCGTAGTCCGTCAGGTCCCACCGCCCCAAGGTGATCCAGAAGCGCCGCTGCGCGCGCTCATCTTCGACTCACATTATGACCCATATAAGGGGGTAGTAGCCTATGTACGGGTGATGGACGGCTGTGTAGCGACTAACCAGCCGCTTCGTCTGATGTCCACTGGGGCGGAGACCTTGCCGCTGGAGATCGGAGTGTTCACGCCGGCCATGCGTCCCACCGGCGAGCTGCGCGCGGGCGAGGTCGGCTACATCGCCACTGGCCTCAAGACGATCCGCGAGTGCCGCGTGGGCGATACCATTACTTTGGCAGCTCGTCCAGCAGCCGAGCCGCTTCCGGGCTATCGGCCTATGAAGCCGATGGTCTTCGCCTCGGCCTATCCCTCTGAGGGCGAGGACTACAATCTGCTACGTGAGGCATTGGAAAAGCTACAGCTCAATGACGCCTCGCTAGTCTTCCAGCCAGAGACCTCCCAGGCGCTGGGATTTGGCTTTCGCTGCGGCTTCCTAGGCATGTTCCACATGGAAATCGTACAAGAACGGCTGGAACGGGAGTACGGCCTCGACATCGTCTTTACAGCGCCGTCAGTTGAGTATCGCGTGGTCAAGACCAACGGCGAGACCATCCTCGTGGACAGCCCGGCTGAGTTACCGCCGGAGAACGAGATCAAAGAGATCGCCGAGCCCTGGGTGGAGATCTCGATCTTCACGCCGGCCGAGTTCATCGGCTCAGTGATGGAATTGGTCACGCGACGGCGTGGAGAGTTCAAGAATCAGGAATATCTAGATGAGCGACGGGTCCTGCTAACGTACAAAATCCCGCTTAGCGAGATCCTAGTGGACTTCTACAATGAGCTCAAGGCACGCACGCGCGGCTACGCCTCGCTCGACTATCACTTCGATGGTTATCGGCCGGCGGACTTGGTGCGACTGGATGTGCTGGTCAACGAACAGCCGGTGGACGCGCTCTCCATGATCGTACACCGAGATCAGGCATATCAGAAGGGGCAGCGGCTGGTCTCCAAGATGAAAGAAGTGATCCCTCGCCAGTTGTTTACCGTGCCGATCCAGGCGGCCATTGGGAAGCGGGTGATCTCCCGCGCCAACGTCAAGGCGCTGCGCAAGGATGTGCTAGCCAAATGCTACGGCGGCGACGTCACTCGCAAGCGGAAGCTTCTGGAAAAGCAGAAAGAGGGGAAGAAGCGGATGAAGAAGATCGGCCACGTGGAGATCCCGCAAGAGGCGTTTTTCACCGTATTGCGACTGGAAGAGGAGTGA
- a CDS encoding fused MFS/spermidine synthase: MQAQTRYLNVLVFVAGMTTLGVELAASRLLEPWFGSSILVWASLIGLILLYLSVGYTLGGRLADRSPNLLTLCQLAAWAGFLIGWVPLLSRPVLSLAARGFDDVRFDLALLGGSLSGVLALLAVPVILLGCIAPFAVRLTVTHVDSTGQASGRIYALSTVGSILGVFLPVLVLIPQVGTRQTFSMLGIGLLAIACYGIWLCTHRARALFPYAGMLLIVLLIAWVARSAPIKPAPGLVFEAETPYNYVQVVHQDGEMRLLLNEGQGLQSVYAPDMALSEGIWDYFLIVPFFNSPPYSTEQVDSLCLIGLAGGTIAHLYTQVFGSIPIDGVELDPTVIEAGQRYFAMTQLNIRAVAQDGRFFLQTTDRRYDVIAVDAYRPPYIPFHLATVEFFELARAHLTDEGVIAVNVGRTHDDYRLVDALAATLSQVFPSVYIVDEPDLGYGLGNSLVVGTVQPTRLENLHVNAAALTHPLIIEVMRRALPQARVAKPLPDTPIFTDDRAPIEQVVHGIILRYLLSSDAKQ; the protein is encoded by the coding sequence GTGCAGGCACAAACACGCTATCTGAATGTGCTGGTCTTCGTTGCCGGCATGACCACGCTGGGGGTTGAGCTGGCGGCGTCCCGCTTGTTAGAACCTTGGTTTGGCAGTTCCATACTCGTTTGGGCTAGCCTGATCGGCCTCATCTTGCTATATCTTTCGGTAGGCTATACCCTTGGCGGTCGTTTGGCCGACCGCTCTCCCAACTTGCTGACACTGTGCCAACTGGCTGCATGGGCCGGCTTCCTCATCGGATGGGTGCCGCTGCTCTCTCGGCCGGTGTTGAGTCTAGCGGCGCGCGGCTTTGACGATGTGCGCTTCGACCTGGCCTTGCTGGGGGGATCGCTTAGCGGTGTCTTGGCCCTTCTGGCTGTCCCCGTGATCCTGTTGGGGTGCATCGCGCCTTTCGCCGTACGATTAACCGTCACTCACGTGGATTCCACCGGCCAGGCATCTGGGCGCATCTACGCGCTTTCCACTGTCGGCAGTATTTTGGGCGTTTTTCTGCCGGTGTTAGTGCTGATCCCTCAGGTCGGTACGCGTCAGACGTTCAGCATGCTCGGGATCGGCCTGTTAGCAATCGCCTGCTACGGCATCTGGTTGTGCACACATCGCGCCCGCGCCCTGTTCCCCTACGCCGGTATGCTGCTGATCGTGCTCCTCATCGCCTGGGTTGCCCGGTCAGCGCCCATCAAGCCCGCTCCCGGCCTGGTATTCGAGGCGGAGACGCCATACAACTATGTTCAGGTCGTACACCAAGATGGGGAGATGCGGCTGTTGCTCAATGAGGGACAGGGCCTGCAATCGGTCTATGCTCCGGATATGGCTCTAAGCGAGGGGATTTGGGACTACTTTTTAATAGTCCCCTTTTTCAATTCGCCACCATATTCCACCGAGCAGGTGGATAGCCTCTGTTTGATCGGCTTGGCCGGCGGCACGATCGCCCATCTGTATACACAGGTGTTTGGCTCTATTCCCATTGACGGCGTCGAGCTAGACCCAACTGTAATCGAAGCAGGGCAACGCTATTTCGCCATGACCCAGCTGAACATACGAGCTGTGGCTCAAGATGGTCGCTTTTTCTTGCAGACGACCGATCGCCGTTATGATGTGATCGCTGTTGATGCGTACCGACCGCCATATATCCCGTTTCATCTAGCCACAGTAGAATTTTTCGAGCTCGCACGCGCCCATCTGACTGATGAGGGTGTGATCGCCGTCAACGTAGGCCGGACCCATGACGATTATCGGCTGGTAGACGCTCTGGCCGCCACGCTGTCTCAAGTTTTCCCCTCCGTTTACATCGTGGACGAGCCCGACCTCGGTTACGGGTTGGGAAATAGCCTGGTGGTGGGCACGGTGCAGCCAACCCGGCTAGAGAACCTGCACGTCAATGCGGCCGCTCTAACCCATCCATTGATAATTGAGGTAATGCGTCGGGCGCTGCCTCAGGCCCGAGTCGCGAAGCCTTTGCCGGACACGCCGATCTTCACCGACGATCGAGCACCCATCGAACAGGTGGTGCATGGGATCATCCTGCGCTATCTCCTGAGCTCAGACGCGAAGCAGTAA